The following coding sequences lie in one Candidatus Eremiobacterota bacterium genomic window:
- a CDS encoding DUF721 domain-containing protein, with translation MLKLSDALAGWNPSQQKRAAYEPIALLEAGWGEIVGRDVADHSRPARIAGGTLTITTRSNAWSHQLSFLSDHVLRAVEARVPDARVEQLRFRVGRLDFRTAPRRVRRSQAVTGPPDRPPSACAAEALERFRGDVEAGRRRRRSAGWIACRGCDALLPPDAEDLCAACAVARAEELEGVTARLLFDAPWLGYAGTAALVDGLEEKEYERIRRRMLAHWWGMLARARTLGQLSRDGRERLIASSYVLLHSKLPPEEIMPATVRNILGDELHELLYAAPPEGGAGENRKRRT, from the coding sequence ATGCTAAAACTCTCCGACGCGCTTGCCGGATGGAACCCGTCGCAGCAAAAGCGCGCGGCGTACGAGCCGATCGCACTGCTCGAAGCCGGTTGGGGGGAGATCGTCGGCCGCGATGTCGCCGACCACTCGCGACCGGCGCGCATTGCCGGGGGAACGCTTACCATAACGACCCGATCCAACGCCTGGAGCCATCAGTTGAGCTTTCTCTCCGACCACGTACTGCGCGCGGTCGAGGCGCGAGTGCCCGATGCCCGCGTCGAACAGTTGCGCTTTCGCGTCGGGCGGCTCGACTTCCGAACCGCGCCAAGGCGCGTTCGGCGATCTCAAGCCGTCACCGGCCCACCCGATCGCCCGCCCTCGGCTTGCGCGGCGGAGGCCCTCGAGCGCTTCCGCGGCGACGTCGAGGCAGGCCGGCGCCGGCGCCGCAGTGCGGGCTGGATCGCCTGCCGTGGTTGCGACGCTTTGCTTCCCCCCGATGCCGAGGATCTCTGCGCGGCCTGCGCCGTGGCGCGCGCGGAGGAACTGGAAGGGGTCACCGCGCGCCTGCTCTTCGATGCCCCGTGGCTCGGTTACGCTGGAACGGCAGCGCTCGTTGATGGGTTAGAAGAGAAGGAGTACGAGCGTATTCGTCGCCGGATGCTCGCGCATTGGTGGGGGATGCTCGCTCGCGCGCGGACCCTCGGCCAACTCTCGCGCGACGGGCGCGAGCGGCTTATTGCGAGTTCGTACGTCCTTCTGCACAGCAAACTTCCGCCGGAGGAAATCATGCCCGCAACCGTGCGCAACATTCTGGGCGACGAGCTGCACGAGCTGCTCTACGCCGCGCCGCCCGAAGGCGGCGCCGGCGAGAACCGAAAACGAAGAACATAA
- the rpmA gene encoding 50S ribosomal protein L27, with protein MFDFDLQLFASKKGAGSTRNGRDSNAQRLGVKRFGGERVIAGNILVRQRGTRFYPGLNVGMGRDHTLFALTDGIVEFNSQSDRKRISVVPAA; from the coding sequence ATGTTTGACTTCGATCTGCAGCTTTTTGCCTCTAAGAAGGGCGCCGGCTCAACCCGCAACGGTCGCGACTCGAACGCTCAGCGCCTTGGCGTGAAGCGCTTCGGCGGCGAACGGGTCATCGCCGGAAATATCCTCGTGCGCCAGCGGGGCACGCGTTTCTATCCTGGGCTGAACGTGGGCATGGGCCGCGATCATACGCTCTTCGCGCTGACCGACGGCATCGTCGAATTCAACTCGCAGAGCGACCGCAAACGCATCTCGGTGGTCCCTGCCGCATAA
- a CDS encoding DUF3465 domain-containing protein, which produces MALLTRFVALAVLLATGCTATEAANDTALCQAYNSQRSHVEVIADGKVTRIMGVQPGRVSPHEGFLFRLTSGCDIVVRVEANTDFTGPIPLSIGQRVLVKGEYEFYPLGGVIHWTHRDPRGRHENGYIAAGGQTYF; this is translated from the coding sequence ATGGCGTTGCTGACTAGGTTCGTGGCGCTCGCGGTGTTATTGGCCACGGGTTGTACTGCGACGGAAGCTGCGAACGACACCGCGCTTTGCCAGGCGTACAACTCCCAGCGCTCGCACGTCGAGGTAATCGCGGACGGCAAGGTGACGCGCATCATGGGGGTGCAGCCGGGCCGCGTCAGTCCGCACGAGGGCTTTCTCTTCCGGCTTACGTCGGGATGCGACATTGTCGTTCGGGTCGAGGCGAATACGGATTTTACGGGCCCCATCCCGCTCTCGATCGGTCAACGCGTGCTCGTCAAAGGCGAGTACGAGTTCTATCCGCTCGGCGGAGTCATTCACTGGACCCATCGCGATCCGCGTGGTCGACACGAAAACGGCTACATCGCCGCCGGCGGACAAACGTACTTCTAG
- the maf gene encoding septum formation protein Maf, with protein MILASASPRRYELLRSLGLEVVAIPSDYDEPAMPNVAPYELASLHAREKLRAVVGKIGLSEAVPMLAADTVVDLDGLALGKPSDAADATRMLGMLSGRKHAVHTAFALAPAPNATWVEERATTRVRFYPLAPSEIAEYVATGEPFDKAGAYGIQGRAASLVEEIEGDFYTVMGLPLARVIRALRRLGFTLPNPNER; from the coding sequence ATCATTCTGGCGAGCGCGTCACCTCGCCGCTACGAACTTCTGCGTTCCCTCGGCCTCGAGGTCGTCGCGATCCCGAGCGATTATGACGAGCCCGCGATGCCGAACGTGGCTCCCTACGAGCTGGCATCGTTGCACGCGCGGGAGAAGCTGCGAGCCGTTGTGGGCAAAATCGGCCTTTCCGAAGCCGTCCCGATGCTTGCCGCCGATACCGTGGTCGATCTCGACGGTTTGGCTTTGGGAAAGCCGAGCGACGCCGCGGACGCTACTCGCATGCTCGGGATGCTCTCCGGACGCAAACATGCCGTGCATACGGCATTCGCGTTGGCGCCCGCGCCCAACGCGACGTGGGTTGAGGAGCGTGCGACGACGCGCGTGCGATTTTACCCGCTTGCGCCGAGCGAAATTGCCGAATATGTCGCGACCGGCGAGCCTTTCGACAAAGCGGGTGCCTACGGAATCCAGGGTCGCGCCGCATCCTTGGTCGAGGAGATCGAGGGCGACTTTTATACGGTCATGGGGTTGCCGCTTGCTCGCGTGATTCGCGCGCTGCGCCGGTTAGGATTCACCCTTCCGAACCCGAATGAAAGGTGA
- the mreD gene encoding rod shape-determining protein MreD, which yields MSSSRGKPHVAPFVGPAWYVAAGWLAVAIVAQSTIVHYLAIRNVVPSFVLVVVVWYAIRVDALRAALYGLAAGLCEDALSAQSGASWMIATCLSALLASRLSRGFFADSLPLAAGSTILATLLRALCFWIAMALSGYPAGLGLLHLHEALAQAALNAIVIVAAILVVRRYDASPA from the coding sequence TTGTCGTCGTCACGCGGTAAGCCGCACGTTGCCCCCTTCGTCGGGCCCGCGTGGTACGTCGCCGCCGGATGGCTAGCAGTCGCGATCGTGGCGCAGTCGACGATTGTGCACTATCTCGCAATCCGCAACGTCGTGCCGAGTTTCGTGCTGGTCGTCGTCGTTTGGTACGCAATTCGTGTCGACGCGCTGCGCGCCGCACTCTATGGACTGGCTGCCGGGCTCTGCGAAGATGCGCTCTCGGCCCAGAGCGGGGCATCCTGGATGATCGCCACCTGCCTGAGCGCGCTGCTCGCGAGCCGGCTTTCGCGTGGGTTCTTTGCCGATTCGCTTCCGCTCGCCGCCGGCAGTACGATCCTCGCGACATTATTGCGCGCGCTCTGCTTTTGGATCGCGATGGCGCTGAGCGGCTATCCGGCTGGCCTCGGCCTCTTGCACTTGCATGAAGCGCTGGCACAGGCAGCGCTCAATGCCATAGTGATCGTCGCGGCAATACTGGTCGTGCGTCGTTATGACGCCTCGCCGGCATGA
- a CDS encoding rod shape-determining protein MreC gives MTIFSYRDERRLFTLIGIIIAAALLALLQISAQRSGATSPISAVAGSVIEIGETGVAIAIRDARVFGSNVLALPSLERQNAQLRARNLALIEENARLHELAAADAAESRTQPIVDLYHGVEARVVGFPPENESRAVTIDKGYRAGVRRDDGVLAADGVVGRVASAGPFSSSVVLVTDYTSRIPAIVQRGRWWGIARGNLGSVLVEYIPQDAPLRAGDVVVTGEGRSFHSGVPIGVVKSIERGDATLYQTAVLKTAVDLGSLDRVVVVTR, from the coding sequence GTGACCATTTTTAGCTATCGGGACGAACGCCGGCTTTTCACGCTCATCGGCATCATCATCGCCGCAGCATTGCTCGCTCTCTTACAGATCAGCGCGCAGCGCAGCGGCGCGACCAGTCCGATCTCGGCAGTCGCCGGCTCGGTTATCGAAATCGGCGAAACCGGGGTTGCGATCGCCATTCGCGACGCGCGGGTCTTCGGTTCGAACGTGCTCGCCCTGCCTTCGCTCGAACGGCAAAACGCCCAGTTGCGCGCGCGGAACCTCGCGCTGATCGAAGAGAACGCGCGCCTGCACGAACTTGCCGCAGCCGATGCCGCCGAATCGAGGACCCAGCCGATCGTCGATCTGTATCACGGCGTCGAGGCGCGCGTCGTCGGCTTCCCCCCCGAGAACGAATCGCGCGCGGTTACGATCGACAAAGGTTATCGCGCCGGCGTGCGACGCGATGACGGCGTCCTCGCCGCCGACGGCGTCGTCGGTCGCGTCGCGTCGGCGGGACCGTTTTCGAGCAGCGTCGTGCTCGTCACCGATTATACGAGCCGGATTCCGGCGATCGTGCAGCGAGGACGGTGGTGGGGAATTGCGCGCGGCAATCTCGGCAGCGTTCTCGTCGAGTACATTCCGCAAGACGCACCGCTGCGTGCCGGGGACGTCGTCGTCACGGGCGAAGGCCGATCGTTCCACTCGGGCGTTCCGATCGGCGTCGTGAAATCGATCGAGCGCGGCGACGCGACGCTCTACCAAACCGCGGTGCTCAAAACCGCCGTCGATCTCGGATCGCTCGATCGCGTTGTCGTCGTCACGCGGTAA
- the recF gene encoding DNA replication/repair protein RecF, giving the protein MQLARLTLSDFRNYTELELSPAPGLNVFVGANAQGKSNLLEGIAMLGTGKSFRTAREADAVRNGCERAVLSGKAALRSGTIDLACSIERSSQGTRKSFTVNGAGVRYAGYLGKMRVVTFVPADLDLAAGTPSARRAFLNAALSQSEPRYYHELARYRRSVQQKNALLRGTVEADRELLATYNRALIESGTEITLARDALIRALGREAERAHRRFAPNERLELTYEPNVAYEVPLREAVAAALEARLLHCEEAERLRKSSIAGPHRDDLGLRLDGLALAAYGSQGQQRTAVLALKIAQYAVMRERANETPLLLLDDVLSELDEERAAAFLSELGEYEQAFVTATHRPAGLTDDAYLWGVVQARVEAWSRC; this is encoded by the coding sequence GTGCAGCTCGCGCGGCTGACGCTCTCCGACTTCAGAAATTATACTGAACTCGAGCTCTCGCCCGCCCCGGGACTCAACGTTTTCGTCGGTGCCAACGCGCAAGGAAAGAGCAATCTCTTGGAAGGCATCGCGATGCTCGGCACCGGCAAGTCATTTCGTACCGCGCGTGAGGCCGATGCGGTGCGCAACGGCTGCGAGAGAGCGGTGCTGTCGGGAAAAGCGGCGCTGCGTTCGGGAACGATCGACCTGGCCTGTTCGATCGAGCGATCGAGCCAGGGAACGCGCAAGAGCTTCACCGTCAACGGCGCCGGCGTCCGCTACGCCGGCTATCTCGGCAAAATGCGAGTGGTGACGTTCGTTCCGGCGGACCTGGATTTGGCGGCCGGGACGCCGAGCGCGCGGCGGGCGTTCTTGAACGCCGCACTCTCGCAAAGCGAACCGCGTTACTATCACGAGCTTGCGCGCTATCGGCGCAGCGTCCAGCAGAAGAACGCATTATTGCGCGGCACGGTCGAGGCGGATCGCGAACTACTCGCAACCTACAATCGCGCGTTGATCGAATCAGGAACCGAAATCACGCTCGCGCGCGACGCATTAATCCGCGCGCTCGGGCGAGAGGCGGAGCGCGCCCATCGTCGATTTGCGCCCAACGAACGTCTCGAGTTGACCTACGAGCCGAACGTCGCATACGAAGTGCCGTTGCGCGAGGCGGTCGCCGCGGCGCTCGAAGCCCGTCTGCTGCACTGCGAGGAGGCGGAGCGGCTCCGCAAGAGCTCAATCGCAGGTCCGCATCGCGACGACCTCGGCTTGAGGCTCGATGGACTCGCGCTAGCGGCGTATGGATCGCAAGGCCAGCAACGCACCGCCGTGCTGGCCCTCAAAATCGCGCAGTACGCGGTCATGCGCGAGCGTGCGAACGAAACGCCGCTGCTCTTGCTCGACGACGTGCTCTCGGAGCTCGACGAAGAGCGTGCCGCGGCGTTCTTGAGCGAACTCGGCGAATACGAGCAGGCCTTCGTCACGGCCACGCATCGCCCGGCTGGCCTGACGGACGATGCCTACCTTTGGGGCGTGGTGCAGGCGCGTGTCGAGGCGTGGAGCCGATGCTAA
- the obgE gene encoding GTPase ObgE, which translates to MQFIDEAEITVTAGDGGDGVVAWRREKYVPKGGPAGGDGGHGGSIYLEATPELSTLVEFRFRRKFSAESGKAGGSSNKSGRSGDDLTIAVPAGTLVFKRRNDGEEDCIADLKEAGARFRVAKGGRGGLGNQHFATSVRQAPRFAERGEPGESLSLRLELRLLADCGIVGVPNAGKSTLLSVVSAARPKIADYPFTTLEPQLGVVRIADDESFVIVDVPGLVEGAHAGVGLGDQFLKHVERTRVLVHLLDGAKPLDEILSDKATIEAELAAWNPRLNEKPTLLVLNKTDLPQARDSLRVLQRDFPAVRAISAATGEGVRDLMLAVAREIATSPLPEIVAPAPARIELVAPDAFGIERGDDGAFIVSGERVERLAAMTNFDSDEGLARFERALANMGVEKRLEELGAVEGDTVRIGPYEFTYS; encoded by the coding sequence TTGCAGTTCATCGACGAAGCGGAGATCACCGTCACGGCGGGAGACGGCGGCGACGGTGTCGTCGCCTGGCGCCGTGAGAAGTACGTACCCAAGGGCGGTCCGGCCGGCGGCGACGGCGGGCATGGGGGCAGCATCTATCTCGAGGCGACGCCGGAGCTTTCGACGCTCGTCGAGTTTCGTTTTCGCCGAAAGTTTTCAGCCGAATCCGGGAAAGCGGGCGGCTCGTCAAACAAGTCCGGGCGCAGCGGCGACGATCTGACGATCGCGGTGCCGGCCGGAACGCTCGTCTTCAAACGACGGAACGACGGCGAAGAAGATTGCATCGCCGATTTGAAAGAAGCCGGCGCGCGCTTTCGCGTGGCCAAGGGCGGCCGCGGAGGCCTTGGCAATCAGCACTTCGCAACGAGCGTGCGGCAAGCGCCGCGATTTGCCGAGCGCGGCGAACCCGGCGAGTCGTTGAGCTTACGTCTCGAGTTGCGTTTGCTGGCCGATTGCGGCATCGTCGGGGTGCCGAACGCTGGAAAATCGACGTTGCTTTCAGTCGTTTCAGCGGCGCGCCCAAAGATCGCCGATTATCCGTTCACCACGCTCGAGCCGCAGCTGGGCGTGGTTCGTATCGCCGACGACGAATCGTTCGTCATCGTTGACGTGCCCGGACTGGTCGAAGGCGCGCACGCGGGCGTCGGACTCGGCGATCAGTTTCTCAAACACGTCGAACGCACTCGCGTGCTCGTTCATCTCCTCGACGGTGCTAAGCCGCTCGACGAAATCCTCAGCGACAAAGCGACGATCGAAGCAGAACTTGCGGCCTGGAATCCGCGACTGAATGAAAAACCGACCCTGCTCGTCCTCAACAAGACCGACTTGCCGCAAGCGCGCGACTCGCTGCGCGTGCTGCAGAGAGACTTTCCCGCGGTGCGCGCCATCAGCGCCGCGACCGGTGAAGGCGTGCGCGATCTCATGCTCGCCGTTGCGCGGGAAATCGCGACTTCTCCGCTTCCCGAGATCGTCGCGCCCGCACCCGCGCGGATCGAGTTGGTCGCTCCCGACGCGTTTGGAATCGAACGTGGCGACGACGGGGCGTTCATCGTTTCCGGCGAGCGCGTCGAGCGGCTTGCGGCGATGACGAACTTCGACTCGGACGAGGGATTGGCGCGCTTCGAGCGAGCCCTGGCGAACATGGGCGTCGAGAAGCGCCTGGAAGAACTGGGCGCGGTCGAAGGGGATACCGTGCGCATCGGGCCGTACGAATTTACGTATTCATGA
- the dnaN gene encoding DNA polymerase III subunit beta: MKFSCTTKDIAAAVGAASKVVNAHTTVPILSNVLLQADGGKIAVRATDLELTLEHGFPAQVAEGGSVTIPAKLFASYLGNLSPGTLELTGTATRASVKYARSNYDFHALPAEEYPPLPSAARGSQLTIGSKRFRDGIDATIFAASGEEARGAVLMGTLLEIEGNALTMVATDGYRLAKFVTTLEDGVSAGEKFIVPSRALAEAARNLSGGDQISVSALGAQSNQLQMTSAEVAITVRLVDGQYPNYQQVIPAKFDRSITVSTPQFIGSLRRAELVAGDRASMVKLAIANQTLIVTASSDISGNAYEELEVEQTGEDLTIAFNARYLVEILNHVKSDKTVIEFLGPLSPAAIRPLEPLETGQQLYVLMPLRQ, encoded by the coding sequence ATGAAGTTTAGCTGCACGACGAAGGACATCGCCGCGGCCGTGGGAGCCGCCAGCAAAGTCGTCAACGCGCATACGACGGTGCCGATTCTCTCGAACGTTCTGTTGCAGGCCGATGGCGGTAAAATTGCGGTCCGTGCCACCGACTTAGAACTGACGCTCGAGCACGGTTTTCCGGCGCAGGTCGCCGAGGGTGGTTCGGTAACCATACCGGCCAAGCTCTTTGCGAGCTATCTCGGCAATCTTTCCCCGGGTACCCTGGAGCTGACGGGGACCGCGACCCGCGCTAGCGTCAAGTACGCCCGCAGCAACTACGACTTTCACGCGCTGCCGGCCGAGGAGTACCCACCGTTGCCGTCGGCTGCGCGGGGATCACAGCTGACCATCGGGTCGAAGCGCTTCCGCGACGGTATCGACGCGACCATTTTTGCCGCCTCGGGCGAAGAGGCCCGGGGCGCAGTTCTCATGGGCACGCTGCTCGAGATCGAGGGTAATGCCCTAACGATGGTTGCGACGGACGGCTACCGCCTGGCGAAATTCGTTACGACGCTCGAGGACGGCGTTTCGGCCGGCGAAAAATTCATCGTCCCCTCGCGCGCTCTGGCGGAAGCGGCGCGGAATTTGAGCGGCGGTGACCAGATTTCCGTCAGCGCGCTCGGAGCGCAGAGCAATCAGCTCCAAATGACGAGCGCGGAGGTCGCGATCACGGTGCGTCTCGTTGACGGCCAGTATCCAAACTATCAGCAAGTGATCCCGGCGAAGTTCGACCGGTCGATCACGGTAAGCACGCCGCAGTTCATCGGCAGCTTGCGCCGAGCCGAGCTCGTCGCCGGCGATCGCGCCAGCATGGTCAAGCTCGCCATCGCAAATCAGACGTTGATCGTTACCGCCAGCTCCGACATTTCCGGGAATGCGTATGAGGAGCTCGAGGTCGAACAGACCGGCGAGGATTTAACCATTGCGTTCAACGCTCGGTATCTCGTTGAAATTCTCAACCACGTCAAGAGCGACAAGACGGTGATCGAGTTTCTCGGGCCGCTCTCGCCCGCTGCAATCCGGCCGCTCGAACCGCTGGAGACCGGACAACAGCTCTACGTGCTTATGCCGCTCCGGCAATAA
- the dnaA gene encoding chromosomal replication initiator protein DnaA encodes MALAINSEISNELWQSALETLERTFSKPVFEMWIKPIRFISFHGNELHLAVHSKFAQDWVGSKLRGQMIGVLSELFGTNVELRLSVAEPTDAARVSGGFSARPLEEFRTANLNTRYTFEEFVVGNSNRFAHAAAQAVAGAPAHAYNPLFLYGGVGLGKTHLMHAIGHRVIQDNLATNVVYVTCEKFTNEFIIALQNNRTPEFRNRYRQVDVLLIDDIQFLAGKETTQEEFFHTFNALHESGRQLIISSDRPPKEIQTLEARLRSRFEWGLLTDIQAPDLETREAILRKKAGSENIPVPDDVTSFIAKVIPSNIRELEGALIRVIAYASLTKAPITTDLAADVLKSALAQAPLHRITISKIKETVSGAHGLTVKEMDNGRRDQRLAAPRQIAMYIATELTQYSLPQIAREFGKKDHTTVMYARDKIKEQMQRDEAYRNKIRQLIAMCQNP; translated from the coding sequence ATGGCGCTTGCGATCAACTCCGAGATCTCCAACGAGCTCTGGCAATCCGCACTGGAGACCCTCGAGCGTACCTTTTCCAAACCCGTCTTTGAAATGTGGATCAAACCGATCCGCTTCATCTCATTCCACGGAAACGAGTTGCACTTAGCGGTCCACAGTAAGTTCGCGCAGGATTGGGTAGGAAGCAAGCTTCGCGGCCAAATGATCGGCGTGCTCAGCGAGCTTTTTGGAACCAACGTCGAACTGCGGCTTTCGGTCGCGGAGCCGACCGATGCAGCTCGCGTTAGCGGCGGATTTTCGGCTCGCCCGCTTGAGGAGTTCCGGACCGCAAATCTTAATACTCGTTATACGTTTGAAGAGTTCGTCGTCGGCAATTCCAACCGGTTCGCACACGCCGCGGCACAAGCCGTAGCCGGCGCGCCGGCGCACGCCTACAATCCGCTCTTCCTCTACGGCGGCGTGGGTCTGGGCAAGACGCACCTCATGCACGCGATCGGACATCGCGTTATTCAAGACAACCTCGCGACGAACGTCGTCTACGTCACGTGCGAAAAGTTCACCAACGAGTTCATCATTGCGCTGCAGAACAATCGAACGCCCGAGTTTCGCAATCGCTATCGGCAAGTCGACGTCTTGCTTATCGATGACATTCAGTTCCTCGCCGGCAAGGAGACGACCCAAGAAGAGTTCTTTCACACGTTCAACGCCTTGCACGAATCCGGGCGACAGCTCATCATTTCGTCGGACCGGCCGCCCAAAGAGATTCAGACGCTGGAAGCGCGTTTGCGCTCGCGTTTTGAATGGGGCTTGCTGACCGACATCCAGGCTCCCGACTTGGAGACGCGCGAAGCCATTTTGCGCAAGAAGGCCGGCAGCGAGAATATTCCCGTCCCCGACGACGTGACGTCCTTTATCGCAAAAGTTATTCCATCCAATATTCGCGAGCTTGAGGGCGCGCTGATTCGCGTGATCGCGTACGCCTCGCTAACGAAGGCACCGATCACGACCGATCTCGCAGCCGACGTCTTAAAGAGCGCCCTCGCGCAGGCGCCGCTGCACCGCATTACGATCAGCAAGATCAAGGAGACGGTTTCCGGCGCGCATGGTCTCACCGTCAAGGAAATGGACAACGGACGCCGCGATCAGCGTCTGGCCGCTCCCCGCCAGATCGCAATGTACATCGCCACCGAACTCACGCAATACTCCTTGCCGCAAATCGCGCGGGAGTTCGGTAAGAAAGACCATACCACGGTGATGTACGCGCGCGACAAGATCAAAGAGCAGATGCAGCGCGACGAGGCATACCGCAATAAAATTCGGCAGCTCATCGCGATGTGTCAAAACCCCTGA
- the nadD gene encoding nicotinate (nicotinamide) nucleotide adenylyltransferase, whose amino-acid sequence MRIGIFGGTFDPIHHAHLFVAESARLLERLDRVLFVPTGMHHYRDRPQADAVHRCAMILGAIESNDAFALDDTDLRNDATGYTADLLPRLHAKYPHSRFTFIIGADSLASANWVRLDEVLEALERFAIAPRAGVRADALARVIDAVSPAVRERITTLNLPEIPESASLVRGLLAQGRSVRYLVPEPVWRYIAAHHLYGFGGNGVAD is encoded by the coding sequence ATGAGAATCGGTATCTTCGGCGGAACGTTCGATCCAATTCATCACGCGCATCTGTTCGTCGCTGAGTCGGCGCGTCTGCTCGAGCGCCTCGACCGCGTTCTCTTCGTTCCTACCGGCATGCACCACTATCGCGACCGGCCACAGGCCGATGCAGTGCATCGCTGCGCGATGATCTTGGGCGCAATCGAAAGCAACGACGCCTTTGCGCTCGACGACACGGATCTTCGCAATGACGCCACGGGCTACACCGCGGATTTACTGCCGCGCCTGCACGCGAAGTATCCGCATTCGCGGTTCACCTTTATCATCGGAGCCGATTCGCTCGCCAGCGCGAACTGGGTGCGTCTGGATGAAGTGCTCGAGGCGTTGGAGCGCTTCGCAATCGCGCCGCGTGCCGGGGTTCGCGCCGACGCACTCGCTCGCGTGATCGACGCCGTTTCACCGGCAGTGCGCGAGCGCATCACGACGCTCAACCTTCCGGAGATCCCCGAATCGGCGAGCTTGGTGCGGGGCTTGCTCGCGCAAGGACGCAGTGTACGCTATTTAGTGCCCGAACCGGTTTGGCGATACATCGCGGCGCACCATCTGTACGGCTTTGGCGGCAATGGCGTTGCTGACTAG